From the genome of Triticum aestivum cultivar Chinese Spring chromosome 3B, IWGSC CS RefSeq v2.1, whole genome shotgun sequence, one region includes:
- the LOC123070076 gene encoding uncharacterized protein → MVPNIQNQHVSFQGQQHFRTELEPPYRNINLTSIILDNDYDIFQDDATTVDQMDTTVADPIPHGNETVQNESKLQEEVYEEPTLIDAKLRQQDMKKFTCVSQLSDWWNLVVSPIAHTCVTTVSRLFVKKKSLAPPNHAHTIKESISEKNSEDEIPTPAHTIKQVGDNPRREIQEVESNLEELILQYPEKIPCVAELHDWWKSSVSLLKLSNDGDEENIAQKDSEVVISAPLPDHVSEYSQMGTLQTQLSVAGSSTIEDPKEERPQIEDVLEAKAHDDPELEQPSNQVADSSSTTLEEAKEAAVDELEEPEIHLPIVTQERDVVGLCNPLDDMSPYELFATTLHCMMPSVKVDLKTYLLGYDHIYLVSGITHIRDDHSYFHHARPMLNETYHSHTSLELNDKCHPHVSVDLADFYHPKHVLYSYAYVIGHSIDDFEGIIPTTRIVSFVECLFRFLLLHRSLHADQV, encoded by the coding sequence ATGGTACCTAATATTCAAAACCAGCATGTTTCATTCCAGGGACAACAACATTTCAGAACTGAATTAGAGCCTCCATATAGAAACATTAATCTTACTTCAATTATCCTTGATAATGATTATGATATTttccaagatgatgcaaccactGTAGATCAGATGGATACCACAGTAGCAGATCCAATACCTCATGGTAATGAAACTGTTCAGAATGAGTCAAAGTTACAAGAAGAGGTTTATGAGGAACCTACTCTGATTGATGCTAAGTTGAGACAGCAAGATATGAAGAAATTCACTTGTGTTAGTCAGCTATCTGACTGGTGGAATTTAGTCGTGTCACCAATTGCCCACACTTGTGTTACAACTGTATCTAGACTATTTGTCAAGAAGAAATCATTAGCTCCACCAAATCATGCACATACAATTAAAGAGAGTATCTCAGAGAAGAATAGtgaagatgagattccaactcctgcACATACAATTAAGCAAGTCGGAGACAATCCAAGGAGAGAGATACAAGAGGTTGAGTCAAATTTAGAAGAGCTGATACTTCAATATCCTGAGAAGATCCCATGTGTTGCTGAGCTGCATGACTGGTGGAAGTCATCAGTGTCACTGTTGAAACTTAGCAATGATGGTGATGAGGAGAACATTGCTCAGAAAGACAGCGAGGTAGTGATCTCAGCACCCCTACCAGATCATGTTAGTGAATATTCACAGATGGGGACACTTCAGACACAATTAAGTGTTGCTGGTAGTAGCACCATAGAAGATCCAAAGGAAGAGagacctcaaattgaagatgtacTCGAAGCCAAGGCACATGATGATCCAGAGCTCGAACAACCAAGTAATCAAGTTGCAGACTCATCATCTACTACTCTTGAAGAAGCAAAGGAAGCTGCTGTAGATGAACTTGAAGAACCAGAAATTCATTTGCCTATTGTCACACAAGAGCGTGATGTAGTAGGTTTATGTAATCCTCTTGATGACATGAGTCCATATGAATTGTTTGCTACTACCTTGCATTGCATGATGCCATCTGTTAAAGTAGATTTGAAAACGTATTTGCTTGGATATGATCATATATACCTTGTTAGTGGCATTACTCACATTAGGGATGATCATAGTTACTTTCATCATGCTAGACCTATGCTTAatgaaacatatcattctcatACTAGTCTTGAGCTTAATGATAAATGCCATCCTCATGTTAGTGTTGACCTTGCTGATTTCTATCACCCTAAACATGTGCTTTATAGCTATGCTTATGTAATTGGACACTCGATTGATGACTTCGAGGGTATTATCCCTACCACTCGCATTGTCTCTTTTGTTGAGTGCCTTTTCAGGTTTTTGCTTCTGCACCGTTCACTTCATGCTGACCAGGTTTGA